A stretch of Aedes aegypti strain LVP_AGWG chromosome 2, AaegL5.0 Primary Assembly, whole genome shotgun sequence DNA encodes these proteins:
- the LOC5575141 gene encoding inositol monophosphatase 1 — protein sequence MSLDLDECYEHVLGLVEQAGQIIASRNYGEKTVVEKSSNIDLLTETDQQVERLLMDGITEKYPDHKFIGEEETSAGKKAELSDNPTWIIDPVDGTMNFVHSFPHSCISIALLVNKQAEIGIIYNPMLNQKFTARRGKGAFMNEKAIRVSGETRLEHALATTEFGTSRDEERTAIVLENIGKLIRVVHGMRSLGSAALNMAMVALGGADFNYECGIHAWDIAAGDLIVREAGGVCLDPAGGPLDLMSRRVLCASSQELADKVVPLLTQYYPQPRD from the exons CAAGCTGGACAG ATTATCGCATCGAGGAATTATGGAGAGAAAACGGTGGTGGAAAAGTCCAGCAACATTGATTTGTTAACCGAAACGGATCAGCAAGTCGAGCGACTTCTGATGGATGGTATAACTGAGAAATATCCCGATCACAA GTTCATTGGTGAGGAAGAAACTAGTGCTGGGAAGAAGGCAGAGCTGTCCGATAACCCTACCTGGATTATCGATCCAGTGGATGGCACCATGAATTTCGTTCACAGTTTTCCCCATTCATGCATTTCGATTGCGTTGCTGGTCAATAAG CAAGCCGAAATTGGAATCATCTACAATCCGATGCTGAACCAGAAATTTACGGCTCGCCGAGGCAAGGGCGCATTCATGAATGAGAAAGCGATTCGAGTTTCGGGAGAAACTCGACTGGAGCATGCTTTGGCAACGACGGAATTCGGCACTAGTCGTGACGAGGAAAGGACGGCTATCGTTTTGGAGAACATTGGGAAACTAATTCGAGTTGTTCACGG GATGCGAAGCTTGGGATCTGCTGCCTTAAACATGGCCATGGTTGCCCTGGGTGGAGCTGATTTCAACTATGAGTGCGGTATCCACGCATGGGATATCGCTGCGGGGGATTTGATTGTCCGGGAAGCAGGCGGAGTCTGTCTGGATCCAGCTGGAGGACCTCTGGATCTGATGTCTCGCCGGGTGCTGTGTGCCAGTTCGCAAGAGCTTGCGGATAAAGTGGTTCCATTGCTGACGCAGTATTATCCGCAGCCAAGAGACTAG